The DNA segment aaataaatattaatttttctcaaaaaatacaccattttttataaactattttccctaaaatttattttttgaaaatttgttatacaaatcattttttaatacaatttataatacattagCATATTTAGTGATATGGTcctaatattttatgaacttatatatttccattattcCTTACATATGagaaactaataaatatcaattaaaataataacatattagatacatatatattttttatatgaataaatacaaacatataatgaaaacattaacaaaacATCATTcttatttacatttaaatggttttttattataatatttctcCAATtctaaatattaataatattctcCACTttattttcccatttttttgtaaaaatatatttttttatatattaccaTGGaaccattttatttataaatatatctcaGAATATACaacatcaaatatattttttatattcaaataatgtaaaatattcatatttccAAGTATACCTCCTATAAATCACAATGCATATATCAAATCAGAAAATCAAATACAATTAATAAGAAATCCTTTATTTTATCCTATTCATTAAACACATATTATAGTATATTTAATAGTTAAACATTATTttgtctttatttttataaatattatttaaatataacataaatatagtACATTTcctcatataaaaataggcTAAATCAACCTCAATATTCCTCACACATATTAAACCCATAATTATTTGTACTAATAACTGAAATCCAGTTTATTTAGtattctttaaatttatacattttttaaattggacttaaatataaattaattaaatttatcattCCAAAGAATCTtacttttataaacaaaaaaaatcaattaaTAAATTGTACATGATCGACCTGAATaagtttgtatatattaataatccCAGTTTCTTATCGACTcgatttataatatttttcatctttttttcttACTTACGGTTCTCCCCCAACTCATAAATACTAACATAAACACTAATGTAAAAATcacaaaaatgtataatattttccagtggacatattttttaaatattatactgACCCCTAAAATAGTGtgtattaaaacaaatatgccTTTAACGTAACTTATTtcacttatatattttttctccaAATACCACTTTATACTTTTATTCCATTCAAATTCATTCTTCCACCATTCCATTTATCATTCGGTTCAGGTGTTACTGAGGAAGGAAatcataataaattattttcttccaATTCCATTCCATCTCCCCCAGTTTCTTATATTATgcattgttaatatttaaatcaaCGTTTTCTTTTGGGATCAAATCAATACTTTGGAATAATCTTTCTATATCTATTCCAATATTCGACCGATTCACCCATAAACCATTAACacaaaattaacaataaaatacaaaaagtaAATAATTCATCAGATTTATCATAAGTTATATTAACACGAAATGCAATTCTTATAATTtgtcaaaatatattacttgTTTCTTTTCATAGTCATTTTCAtccttattttttctcttacaTATTTAGACTTAATATGAATCTTAATAATTATAACCTAtcctatacatatttttaataatttatttcctatatatatttaaaacaattctttaaactaataaatgttatcaaattataaaaaaatattcaaaattaaatgcaatgtAACACTTAATCCTAACCCGAATGTGGGGTCCACAAACACAACCCTGACccataacataaaaactgtctaaaaattatacaaaaacagtataaaaatgttataactatatatatatataacattatatattattggttatattatttaattattattatagacccaataattatgttcaaaaattatggtgaaaaattatttattttcaaatagacaatttcttaacatatatcaatcattattactattcctgaaatagtcacTACTCTTCAAATCTTATATTAATGaaccattttcttctttatttttttatcttttctcttaaatgtcgTTTTTGGgttcgtttccgaaatccaaataacgaatactaatataaaaatggtaaacatattatatattttttgataatcgcatataaataatcacaaaaataatttttaaatattatatttttaaattccttattaGTTACCTTATAAAAAATCCCCAAGAATATTGGTATTGCAACAattatcgataaaactggaattaatttgtttgttatcgacgaacttgatgatgtaacTCCAGAATCGTGTACATGATTATGTGCAGAACTTTGTACACTATTTTCTTTTACTTTTATCGGTGAAAGGGATTGAATGTCGCtacaattaattttatttttattacaataacttttaaaattattataatcatttgataatgtagacaatacTTTATAATAGGGACTATCTTTAGTAATATTAGAATTTTTGTTAAGTTCATCATATGTTTTAACAAATTCTTTagcattttctaaatatttcTTACTTGTTTTATCGTTTGAATCAAGTTCAGTATACAttttacataatgatttaaatccAGCATACAAATTAGGCACATCATTAATATCAATATCCATCAAACATTTGTTTGCATCTATGAACtccttaaaattattatatcccgttttatcatttaatttattactacaatcttcataattattactattattttttttattacactTAGTATAATGCGTATTATTCTTTATATGTCCTtcataaaaatcatttaggttttttattttttcatttttctttaggtttaacatatgATCTAACCATATCATTACGTATATAATAAACACTTTAGAGTGATCTTTACTTAAAGTACTAATCCTATTAACAACATTTTGCTCGAATAGccataaacatccagcatttATCTTATCGAGATCAGTCTTACATTCTGTTTCCCCTGAATCTCCATTAGGGCAATAATTCTTAGCATTCCCTAAACTATGAATATCATTACTTGTAGATATGTTTAATTCATCGGGTAAATAGCTTCTCAATTTATCAAACCTTgcacactaagaaaacatttaaaaaatataataaaaatatatgttaatgaaactcttataaaataaaatttaatgaattttataggTAATATAACATCGAAAAATATAAGGAAaagcaaattttattaaaaaaattatttaccaGGCGATAATCcattgtaattttattttgtttataatatgtaaattatgtaacatcatattattttacatattttacaCTTAATAAATGAGAAAATAATTGAaccataatatataattgtctatggttaaacattttattatcatttttaatattaatttaaagataatatggaacaatataataacttTATGGTAGTTAGATAAATTCCCTTGTTTGAGGGATGTTTAATACATTTCTtaccatatgtatatataatacaattttacaTGAATTTTTATCCTTAATAACACTCATATgagcattattataaaaattaaagcaaCATTCTaacgaattaaaaatatatcttatacatatgctttaatatagaaaataaacaacatcaccatttttgttttaataagtGGTGCCCCAAAAGTAATCTACTGCACAAATCGAAACAATTAAGAAatccattattactataacccctaaaagtatataaatagttgtatttttaaatatgttaaatacttatataattgtttcttataatatatatatagttttttctaaaatgataacatttacaaaataagttgcattgttccattttttaattggatatatataattttattattatttttatttaatatatatgcattccaattatgtttaatattttcaataactttatttttatttccatatacttcaatttagaaGTATACCTTATtgagtaattttataatatattttacgtaTCGTttccacggtttaaaacaattagcactgaacccatacttattattctatttataagattaaataagtctttaaatgtatattgtttttaaaataatacttaataaatattaacatataaataagtattgatgcaaattttaaagaataatagaaaactatgcgTAATTAAGTTGGTATATTGttctttaagaggagagagataagatatgtttgcaattttaatatataaatttaaataaatatttgctaaATGTTCTACatagttcatttttatcttatatactttattgttatagttgtcaatgtatatatattcagataatttattaattctatggtaaaacaatgacaatataatatgcgttcatatggaataataaaatggcatttaacatgaattg comes from the Plasmodium yoelii strain 17X genome assembly, chromosome: 6 genome and includes:
- a CDS encoding PIR protein, which codes for MDYRLCARFDKLRSYLPDELNISTSNDIHSLGNAKNYCPNGDSGETECKTDLDKINAGCLWLFEQNVVNRISTLSKDHSKVFIIYVMIWLDHMLNLKKNEKIKNLNDFYEGHIKNNTHYTKCNKKNNSNNYEDCSNKLNDKTGYNNFKEFIDANKCLMDIDINDVPNLYAGFKSLCKMYTELDSNDKTSKKYLENAKEFVKTYDELNKNSNITKDSPYYKVLSTLSNDYNNFKSYCNKNKINCSDIQSLSPIKVKENSVQSSAHNHVHDSGVTSSSSSITNKLIPVLSIIVAIPIFLGIFYKYSLFGFRKRTQKRHLREKIKK